DNA sequence from the Methylacidiphilum kamchatkense Kam1 genome:
GGATATAATCCTTGAAGAAATAGAGGACAGGGGATAGGTTCTAGAAAAGGAAAAGGAGCAAAAATGGTTGGATTAAGGTTTCATTTTTTACATAGGCTAAAGATATTATCATTTAGCCTCCTCTTTGTGTTTTGCATAGGGTTCGTATGCAAGGCAGAGGAACTCTGCTCCTGCGCGGATCCAGGAAATCTTCCTTTTTCGAATCAAAAATTGGAAGGATTTGAGAATAAAATCGCTCAAATCGTAGCCGATTCCCTGCATGTTCCTCTATCTTATTATTGGTTTGCTCATCAACGTGGTCTTGTTCGAAATACATTGAAAATAGGAAAATGCAATGTGATTATTGGAGTGCCGTCGACTTGGGGGCAAGTGCTAACTACAAAACCTTATTATAGGACTTCCTATGTAATGGTTTATAAGAAGGACAAGGGTTTAAACATTCAATCCTTGGATGATCCCGCTTTGAAGCATTTAAAAATAGGGGTGTTGATAAACAGTCCGCCCCATCAACTTCTTGCTGAAAAAGGGATTATAGAAAATGTTGTTGGATATTCCCCATTCTTTGATCCTGTGTTTCATCCTGAAGATTTCCCTGGAAAAATCGTTGAAGAGGTTTTGAGTGATAAAATTGATATTGGTCTTGTTTGGGGGCCAGTGGCAGGGTTTTACATCAAAAAGAAAGGTGCTGCCATTGTTATGGTTCCTTTGACAAGCAATAATCCGAGAATTCCAATGGCCTTTGACATTTCCATGGGGGTCAAAAAGGGGGATCAAGAGCTTAAAAACAAACTTGATCAGGTTATTGATTCGAAACGTGGAGAAATTTTACAGGTTCTGGAAGAATATGGTGTTCCATTGCTGAAAACTACAGCTGATATCGAACAAAACACGAATATCGGAAAAAGCCACGAAGTTTCAGCAAAAACCGTCAACTAACAATATTAACTTTTATTTATCAGAGCTAAGAATGAAAAAAATTAGCATTGTTTATTTAATGTTGTCTTTGTTGCCATTGAGCAGTCTTTTTGCCCAAGCGAAAAATCCTTATACTCCCTCAGACAAAACGGTCGTTTCTCAGGGTAAAGAATTATACTTTAAGATGGGATGTAACGGCTGTCATGGAGCAGGGGGAGGAGGTGGCATGTGTCCTTCTTTTATAGATGACACATGGGTTTTTGGTAGCGACGATCAGACCTTATTTAAACTCATTAAAGGACAGATTCCTCAACAAACGATGCCAAGAATGTTTGGTGGGGTACTGACTGATGACGAAATTTGGAAGGTTATTACCTTTGTAAGGTATTGTAAAGTTGCAGCTTCCGAACAGGCCGCTGGAGCATCGGGTCAAATAAATATAGATAAGAAATCATGTGCTATAGTGGAAGCTGACCCTCATTGGCTCAGAGCTGTTCTTCCTAAATTGACGGGATATCAAAACCAATACGTTTTAGTTTTTGATGGCTCTTCAAAGAATTTCTCATCTGCAGAAGACAGTAAACTTGCTGGCGCTACACTTGCTATTCTCGATAATAGTTCTGGAAAAGAAATAGCTAGTTTGCTTCATGCCAAACCTAAAGTATATCCTGACAAAGAAAGAGAACTAGGAAAACCAGTAGAAGATCTTTTAGCAGGGAAAGTAGATGGGGCTATCTTATGGGCTCCTTTGGCTGCTTTTTATACAATGGAATTGGATTCGTCAAGGAAACTTAAAATGATAGCGTTTTCCAAAGCATATCCCGCACCTAAAGGATTTGAAGGTCAAGAACAAAGCTCTATGGTTTATGTAACAAAATGCGCTGAAGCCTTACTCAATGTACTAAAAGTCTATAACGTAGCTCCAAAATAAAGAAAAGAGAGGTTCATAAGGTTTTTAAAGTTTGTTGGTTTTGTATTGTTCAAGGCTATTGCTTAGTTTTGGACATTGGATACAATGTAAGTATTATGGGACAGAATCTTTCTGAAGAAAAATGCGTTGCTTGCCGTGGAGATGCCCCCAAAGTGACACCAGAAGAGAAGGAACTGCTAAGTAGGCAAATTCCTGAATGGAAAATTGTCGAAAAAAATGGGGTAGAAATGTTGGAAAGAAAATATGAGTTCCCTGATTTTGCTTCGGCTTTGATGTTTACCGAAAGAGTAGGAAAACTTGCCGAGAATGAAAAACATCATCCTTCTATTTTGACGGAATGGGGAAAAGTTACAGTCTGGTGGTGGACCCACAAGATCAACGGATTACATCGTAACGATTTTATTATGGCAGCAAAAACAGATAGCCTCTATCAACCACTTTTAAAAGATTATATTGAATCGTGACATTTTCTTTTCGGATCGTTTGAAGAGAAAAAGCTTCTTATTTTAGAGGCTGTAGATCGTTTTCATGTGGATAATCCAAGTTGGTGCTTGTGTGGTCTGGATATTTCCATTTGAAACTAGAAAACGGTGACTCGTCCCTTGGTTTACTATATCTCCAGAGATTCCTCAGATAGAGGGCTGTGATGATATCATTTGATCATTGGCGATTGGATCTTTATTCGCAGCAGCTACAATCTTCTAGGGATCATCAAATCGTTAAGCTCTGCCTCGTCGCTTCTGTCCTTGCTTAGTGATGATTCCTTCTTTCTTATTCTAGCTACAAAACCAAGAAAAAAATAGGGGAGGCTTTTCCCTCCCCTATGAGTTTGTAAGGTATCTTTTTCGGGCTTCCGGTCGAGCTTTCCATCAACTCCCCTATTTCCACTCAAGGAAATAAGGTACTCGCACCGTTTCACAAGCTATAAACTTTTCTAGCCACAACCTAAACTCTTTTTGAGGGTGGTTGAAGCCAGAAAATGTTCTCATCCCTCCCTTTTTGTTTATTCCTGGTCTAGGATGAAGGGTTTAGAATACCAATTTAGATTTAGTCTTTATCCAATCCGTGACGATCTGGAAATGTCAACTCGGATATGGCGGATTTATCGTATTGACCAAATCCTTTTTTAACCAATCTCTGATATTGATTGTAGGTGGCTTGGGCAAGTGGGAGGTTCAATCCTGCTTCTTTTGCTAAATTAAGAGCAATGCCACTGTCTTTCAAGGCATGTTCGGCAGAGAAGAAACAAGTATGTTCTCTATTTTGCATATCTTCTCCATCTGTCTCCAACACTCTAGAGTTTGCCCCAGTTTGCGAAAAGACTTCTCTAATCATATTTAAATCGAGGTTAAGTGCTTTTGCAAGTCCCAGGCCTTCAGCTAGAGCCGCAGTATTGATGTTCATCACCATGTTCACAAGGGCTTTGACTTTTGCTGCTGAACCTAATTCACCACAATAACGCCTCGAGGACGACATGTCCTTGAGTATAGGTTCGACTTCATCAATAACCTGTTTTTTGCCACCAAGCATGAAATATAAAGTACCATTTCTTGCTTGAGGAATACTTGAAGCCATGCATGCTTCTATAGCTTCGGCGCCTACTTCTTCACAAAGTTTGCCAATCTCTATGTGAGTTTTTGGGGAAACAGTAGCGGTATTGATAAATATTTTTCCTTTGGCACCAATCAAAAGACTGTCCCCATTTTTAGCAAAAATTTTATACATCGCAGCGTCATCAGACACCACTGTGAAAATCACATCAGCCAGCTCTGTTACTCTAGCAAGTTTGGTTGTTGCTTCTGCTCCTATTTCTTTTGCTACTTCTTCTGCGACTTTTTGATTAATGTCGTATACAACAGTAACAGGATATTTTAAATCATGAAGGCGTCTTGCCATATTAGCTCCCATTCTTCCTACACCTACAAAACCAATTCTTTTACTCATACTTCGCTCCTTTTTTAATAATCCTATTCGATTAATTATTATACTAATTTTCTTTCACTAAGAATAGTCTTCTATCCAGTTAAAAATTTTTTTCGGTTTTAAGTCAAGTGTAATTAGCTGGCATTTCTAGTAACAACCAAACTAAAGATGGAGTCCCTTACCTTCTGCCAGAAGTGCAACTTCTCCGACCATTTCTGATAAAGTTGGATGTGGATGAATGGCTAGGAATAGCTCTTCGGCTGTGCTTTCTAAGGTTTTTGCTAGAGAAAATTCACCAATAAGTTCACTTGCATCCTCTCCAATAATGTGTGCTCCTAGAATTTCTCCTTCAGGGTCGCTAATGAGTAATTTGACAAATCCTTCAATTTCACCAGAGGCAACAGCCTTTCCATTAGCACTATATGGATATTTAGCAACCTTATATGGAATACTTGCTTTTTTAACCTCCTCTTCAGTCATCCCTACCGTAGCCACTTGAGGTTGGCAATAAACGCAGGAAGGAACAAAGTGAGGTCTTGTGGAGGTTTTTCCAAGAAAGATGCAGTCGATAGCTTCCCATCCTTCTCTAAAGGCAGCATGAGCAAGTAAAGGTGGACCAATAATATCTCCAGCTGCGAAGATGCCATCTACGGACGTTTGGTATTTTTCGTCAACAGCAATAAATCCATTTTGGGTTCGAAGCTCAAAACCGGGTTCCAAAACATCTGCTAGATGAGCTGATACTCCAATAGCAAGAAGCATCGCTTCAGATTCGATTGTTTCGTTAACCGCTCCTTTCAATCTTACATGAATTTTCTCTTTAATATTCCAACATTTTTCTACAACCGTTGAACAATAGGTGGTGATGCCCTTTTTAGAGAAACTTTTTTGCAACGCTTTAGAAATTTCACTGTCTGTTCCAGGGAGTATTTCCGAAGCCATTTCAACGATAATGACTTCAGATCCCATACACTTATAAAAATAGGCAAATTCTACCCCTATAGCGCCTCCTCCGACAATGATAATTTTTTTGGGAAGTCTGGTAGTTTCTAAAGCCTCTCGGCTTGTAAATATCATTTTGCCATCGACTTTGATAAAAGGTAAAGTTTTTGCTTTACATCCAGTGGAAAGAAGAATATAGGGGGCAGAAAGTTCTTCAGTTTTCCCATCAGGGAAAGTCATTCTTATTTTTTTATCTTTGTTAATTTTGCCTTTGGCTTTAATCCATTGAATTCCTCTTGATTTAAATAAATATTCTACCCCAGAGGACATGCGATTAGCAGATTGCCTACTTCGGGC
Encoded proteins:
- a CDS encoding NAD(P)-dependent oxidoreductase → MSKRIGFVGVGRMGANMARRLHDLKYPVTVVYDINQKVAEEVAKEIGAEATTKLARVTELADVIFTVVSDDAAMYKIFAKNGDSLLIGAKGKIFINTATVSPKTHIEIGKLCEEVGAEAIEACMASSIPQARNGTLYFMLGGKKQVIDEVEPILKDMSSSRRYCGELGSAAKVKALVNMVMNINTAALAEGLGLAKALNLDLNMIREVFSQTGANSRVLETDGEDMQNREHTCFFSAEHALKDSGIALNLAKEAGLNLPLAQATYNQYQRLVKKGFGQYDKSAISELTFPDRHGLDKD
- the lpdA gene encoding dihydrolipoyl dehydrogenase, yielding MNNTLDLIIIGGGPAGYVAALRASQLGKKVAVVEADKLGGVCSNWGCIPSKTLLKTAEFIEKCRKADAFGLEISGLKFDYSKVIARSRQSANRMSSGVEYLFKSRGIQWIKAKGKINKDKKIRMTFPDGKTEELSAPYILLSTGCKAKTLPFIKVDGKMIFTSREALETTRLPKKIIIVGGGAIGVEFAYFYKCMGSEVIIVEMASEILPGTDSEISKALQKSFSKKGITTYCSTVVEKCWNIKEKIHVRLKGAVNETIESEAMLLAIGVSAHLADVLEPGFELRTQNGFIAVDEKYQTSVDGIFAAGDIIGPPLLAHAAFREGWEAIDCIFLGKTSTRPHFVPSCVYCQPQVATVGMTEEEVKKASIPYKVAKYPYSANGKAVASGEIEGFVKLLISDPEGEILGAHIIGEDASELIGEFSLAKTLESTAEELFLAIHPHPTLSEMVGEVALLAEGKGLHL
- a CDS encoding substrate-binding domain-containing protein, which gives rise to MVGLRFHFLHRLKILSFSLLFVFCIGFVCKAEELCSCADPGNLPFSNQKLEGFENKIAQIVADSLHVPLSYYWFAHQRGLVRNTLKIGKCNVIIGVPSTWGQVLTTKPYYRTSYVMVYKKDKGLNIQSLDDPALKHLKIGVLINSPPHQLLAEKGIIENVVGYSPFFDPVFHPEDFPGKIVEEVLSDKIDIGLVWGPVAGFYIKKKGAAIVMVPLTSNNPRIPMAFDISMGVKKGDQELKNKLDQVIDSKRGEILQVLEEYGVPLLKTTADIEQNTNIGKSHEVSAKTVN
- a CDS encoding c-type cytochrome, which translates into the protein MKKISIVYLMLSLLPLSSLFAQAKNPYTPSDKTVVSQGKELYFKMGCNGCHGAGGGGGMCPSFIDDTWVFGSDDQTLFKLIKGQIPQQTMPRMFGGVLTDDEIWKVITFVRYCKVAASEQAAGASGQINIDKKSCAIVEADPHWLRAVLPKLTGYQNQYVLVFDGSSKNFSSAEDSKLAGATLAILDNSSGKEIASLLHAKPKVYPDKERELGKPVEDLLAGKVDGAILWAPLAAFYTMELDSSRKLKMIAFSKAYPAPKGFEGQEQSSMVYVTKCAEALLNVLKVYNVAPK
- a CDS encoding 4a-hydroxytetrahydrobiopterin dehydratase, encoding MGQNLSEEKCVACRGDAPKVTPEEKELLSRQIPEWKIVEKNGVEMLERKYEFPDFASALMFTERVGKLAENEKHHPSILTEWGKVTVWWWTHKINGLHRNDFIMAAKTDSLYQPLLKDYIES